A window of the Zeugodacus cucurbitae isolate PBARC_wt_2022May chromosome 4, idZeuCucr1.2, whole genome shotgun sequence genome harbors these coding sequences:
- the LOC105216297 gene encoding autophagy protein 12-like — protein sequence MADTEDNSITEKDNSKICILLNATGNVPIIKKRKWTVDPNKTVSWIQKFIHQYLKLDASEQIFLYVNQTFAPAPDQVIKNLYECHGTNGKLVLYYCKNQAWG from the exons ATGGCGGATACAGAGGATAATTCTATAACGGAGaaagacaattcaaaaa TTTGTATACTACTAAATGCTACGGGCAACGTTCCAATAATCAAAAAACGCAAATGGACAGTAGATCCCAATAAAACTGTTAGTTGGATACAGAAGTTTATACACCAATATCTTAAATTAGATGCAAGTGAACAGATC tttcttTATGTGAATCAGACATTTGCTCCTGCACCGGATCAAGTTATAAAAAATCTCTACGAATGTCATGGTACGAATGGCAAACTTGTTCTTTATTATTGCAAGAACCAAGCTTGGGGCTGA
- the LOC105216298 gene encoding NADH dehydrogenase [ubiquinone] 1 beta subcomplex subunit 5, mitochondrial, producing MVSWSSFSRPLTALSQYRNILQSPVCRNAVQMQMRKAGHDHHQFTIQPSRFQWNKFKDLLHFYVMIGLIPITGIVLYTNIFIGPAQLTEIPEGYEPKHWEYHKHPISRFISRYIYPSPQQEYEKSLHHIFEENEKALIRQLEKDVNEKMAERNDYKAYYYRPAIAKYHRISKEAADHLESIRGN from the exons ATGGTGTCTTGGAGCAGCTTCTCTCGTCCATTGACGGCGTTATCACAATATCGCAACATTTTACAGTCACCAGTTTGCCGAAATG CCGTGCAGATGCAAATGCGGAAAGCCGGACATGATCACCATCAGTTTACAATTCAGCCTTCTCGATTCCAGTGGAACAAGTTTAAAGATTTGTTACACTTCTACGTTATGATTGGTCTTATTCCTATCACAGGAATTGTTTTGTACACTAACATTTTCATTGGACCAGCTCAGTTGACCGAGATTCCTGAAGGTTACGAACCCAAACATTGGGAATATCACAAG CACCCAATTTCCCGCTTCATTTCTCGATATATCTATCCTTCACCACAGCAAGAATACGAAAAATCTTTGCACCATATTTTCGAGGAAAATGAGAAAGCTTTGATAAG ACAACTTGAGAAAGATGTCAATGAAAAAATGGCTGAGCGCAACGATTACAAAGCCTATTACTACAGACCAGCCATCGCCAAATATCATAGAATTTCTAAAGAGGCTGCTGATCATTTGGAATCAATTAGAGGCAATTaa
- the LOC105216296 gene encoding protein KRI1 homolog, whose amino-acid sequence MSKKLFDGSEESDGEDLQISTNKEYAKSYNSFRKKELLKKFKDRGYDVNESDSTSDSESSSEEDEVVDVKFDQEFLKTLSSLKNKDPTIYDKNTQFFGSLNEAINSDGEDEKNVSRDKKQKPVTLKDYERQVILDKGGIFEDDSEEEAPIRTASPTFVEEERRLKEEFKNVVNKNDSEDDEGNEEAFGGIFKKRNKTKDEQEKEDADYLKWLAGQKDDLEDPIKESLKPLKNYWNSKNLPQSERFLRDYILNKGYANTKSSDIPTYDEIVGDNQPLSEDEMELEKQAEFEQKYNFRFEEPDAEFIKRYPRTIEQSVRQSDDRRKQKRQEIKDRKKLEKEQKMKELEIVKDMKRKEIEEKIQKIKMVTGNEELGFKDEELEEDFDPDAHDRRMQEIFNEEYYQVDEGEEKPECPSDIDELKVEDWDNYDPNEEDAGYYNDTHCEDEDFNMDCDYDPETAKEQLQRELIENTKKRKSRKGRKSEFMELIKTEKPVFDPVDEKTYEEYIDEYYKLDCEDMIGDLPCRFKYTETTPNDFGLTIEEILLAKNKELNQWASLKKTIQIRPEHLEKKDQRLYKLKAKNEALKRKIFKSLYGDGSDDEDADEDKLNATANPEFIEKEDQANISEIGKIGKRKLQTEEITSLPSTNDTNEIQDKKIKLNDPKPNNDQSVKINEDTQTNSKKKRKKRKSKVSNVEVKTKTAEQHQNLNNQPPSKLNQNKANPFKFTDPNPSSSTNTPNATVKAPSTPTNGKVKSGQLNPFKGNENNVKKGSGQANSERGSRFKSNKIQKNKPKPNSKKFDSSNKASKNGVNISDERLKAYGINPKKFHKKQKYGKPQN is encoded by the exons ATgagtaaaaaattgtttgatggATCAGAAGAAAGTGATGGAGAGGATCTCCAAATTAGCACCAATAAGGAGTATGCAAAATCTTACAATAGTTTCCGTAAAAAGGAGTTATTAAAGAAAT TTAAGGATCGTGGATATGATGTTAATGAGTCCGATTCAACAAGCGATAGTGAGTCTTCGTCAGAAGAAGATGAAGTCGTCGATGTAAAATTCGATCAAGAATTCCTCAAAACCTTGtcgtcattaaaaaataaagatcCAACgatatatgataaaaatacacaattttttggATCTCTAAATGAAGCTATAAACAGTGACGGTGAAGATGAGAAAAATGTGTCTagagataaaaaacaaaaaccagtaACTTTAAAGGACTATGAACGTCAAGTTATCTTGGACAAAGGGGGAATATTTGAAGATG attctgAAGAAGAAGCTCCAATACGAACCGCATCTCCAACGTTCGTCGAAGAGGAGCGCAGACTGAAAGAAGAATTTAAGAATGTGGTCAATAAAAACGATTCGGAGGATGATGAAGGGAATGAAGAAGCATTTGGaggtattttcaaaaaaagaaataaaacaaaagacgAGCAAGAAAAAGAAGATGCGGATTATTTGAAATGGCTGGCTGGCCAAAAGGACGATCTGGAAGACCCAATCAAAGAATCCTTAAAACCTCTTAAAAACTATTGGAACAGTAAAAACTTACCTCAAAGTGAACGTTTCTTGCGTgattatattttgaataaagg TTATGCAAATACAAAGTCCTCAGATATTCCCACTTATGATGAAATCGTTGGTGATAATCAACCATTGTCGGAGGATGAAATGGAACTTGAAAAACAAGCAGAATTCgagcaaaaatataatttccgttTCGAAGAACCCGATGCAGAGTTCATAAAACGATACCCCAGAACTATTGAGCAGTCCGTCCGACAATCAGATGatcgaagaaaacaaaaaaggcaaGAAATAAAGGATCGGAAGAAGCTTGAAAAAGAACAGAAAATGAAAGAGTTGGAAATAGTTAAGGATATGAAACGAAAGGAGATTGAGGAAAAGATACAGAAGATTAAAATGGTAACCGGCAATGAAGAACTGGGTTTCAAAGACGAAGAACTCGAGGAGGACTTTGACCCGGACGCACATGATCGCAGAATGCAAGAAATATTCAATGAAGAATATTATCAAGTGGACGAAGGCGAGGAAAAACCAGAATGTCCATCAGATATTGACGAATTAAAAGTAGAAGACTGGGACAACTATGATCCCAATGAAGAAGATGCGGGATATTACAATGATACTCATTGTGAAGATGAAGACTTCAACATGGATTGTGATTATGATCCCGAAACGGCTAAAGAACAATTGCAAAGAGAACttattgaaaatacaaaaaagagaaaaagtcGTAAAGGCCGAAAAAGTGAATTTATGGAAttaattaaaactgaaaaacCCGTGTTTGATCCAGTCGATGAGAAAACGTATGAAGAATATATTgatgaatattataaattagATTGCGAAGATATGATTGGGGACCTACCGTGCCGTTTTAAGTATACAGAAACAACGCCAAACGATTTCGGTCTTACCATAGAAGAG ATACTCTTAGCTAAAAATAAAGAACTTAATCAATGGGCAAGCTTAAAGAAAACTATACAGATTAGACCAGAACACTTGGAAAAGAAGGATCAAAGGTTATATAAACTAAAAGCCAAAAATGAAGCACTTaaacgaaaaatattcaaaagtttATATGGCGATGg GTCTGATGATGAAGACGCTGACGAGGATAAACTAAATGCAACGGCAAATCCAGAATTCATTGAAAAGGAAGATCAAGCGaatattagtgaaatcggtAAAATAGGGAAACGCAAATTGCAAACAGAAGAAATAACCAGCTTGCCATCTACAAATGATACAAATGAAAttcaagacaagaaaataaaattgaatgatcCAAAACCGAATAATGACCAAAGcgtaaaaataaatgaagacaCACAAACCAATAGCAAAAAGAAACGCAAGAAGCGTAAATCCAAAGTAAGCAATGTTGAAGTAAAAACAAAGACAGCAGAGCAGCATCAGAATTTAAACAACCAACCGCCAAGTAAATTGAATCAAAATAAAGCGAATCCATTTAAATTCACTGATCCTAATCCATCTTCTTCGACAAATACACCTAATGCTACTGTTAAAGCGCCGAGTACCCCAACAAATGGAAAAGTTAAATCAGGTCAACTAAATCCTTTTaaaggaaatgaaaataatgtgaaaaaagGTAGCGGTCAAGCAAACTCAGAGCGGGGCTCCCgttttaaatcaaacaaaatacagaaaaataaaCCTAAACCGAATTCGAAGAAATTTGATTCAAGTAATAAGGCTTCTAAGAACGGCGTAAACATTAGCGACGAGCGTCTAAAAGCATACGGAATTAACCCGAAAAAATTCCATAAGAAACAGAAATATGGAAAGCcccaaaattaa